From Vicinamibacterales bacterium, a single genomic window includes:
- a CDS encoding NAD(P)/FAD-dependent oxidoreductase, producing MTHDTVIIGAGHNALTAAYYLARGGRRPLVLERRHVVGGCATSEEFAPGYRAATLAHTIGPLRPSIAADMQLERRGVRFVRPDPRIVAPSGDGRTLVFSTDPSRTAEAIRPFSAKDAARYADFCGALSRAGAFLGGLLDMTPPSIDAPSRAELWELLKAGRRFRALGRKDSFSLLRWGPMAVADLVAEWFETDLLQAVVAARAIHGAAMGPWSAGTGALLLLAAAFDRAPGGSSVTVAGGPGALTRAMADAAREAGAEIRTGAGVREIVVKDGAAAAVVLDDGTTIAAKTIVSGADPRRTFLTLIDPVELEPVFMTRIRNYRVPGTVAKVNVALRALPAFTGLAGDPAVTLQGRVHIGPGIDYLEKAFDASKYGESSTAPFLDVTFPSIHDPSMAPAGRHVMSVHVQYAPYRLRSGSWAALEDALAATVLSTLERYAPGVTSLAEHRQVITPLALEQEFGLTGGHIHHGELALDQLFTMRPTLGWASYRTPIDGLFLCGSGTHPGGGLTGAPGRNAAREVLKSAPRTARA from the coding sequence ATGACGCACGACACGGTCATCATCGGCGCCGGTCACAACGCCCTCACTGCCGCGTACTATCTCGCCCGCGGCGGACGCAGGCCGCTGGTCCTCGAGCGGCGTCACGTGGTCGGCGGCTGCGCGACGAGCGAAGAGTTCGCGCCGGGATACCGCGCCGCGACGCTGGCCCACACCATCGGTCCGCTGCGGCCGTCGATCGCCGCCGACATGCAGCTCGAGCGGCGCGGCGTCAGGTTCGTGCGTCCCGATCCCCGGATCGTGGCGCCGTCGGGCGACGGCAGGACGTTGGTGTTCTCGACCGACCCCAGCCGCACCGCCGAAGCGATCCGGCCGTTCTCCGCGAAGGACGCCGCCAGATACGCCGACTTCTGCGGCGCGCTGTCCCGCGCGGGCGCGTTCCTCGGCGGACTGCTCGACATGACGCCGCCGTCCATCGACGCGCCGTCCAGGGCGGAGCTGTGGGAGCTGCTGAAGGCCGGCCGGCGATTCCGCGCCCTCGGCAGGAAGGATTCGTTTTCGCTGCTGCGCTGGGGACCGATGGCGGTCGCGGATCTCGTCGCCGAATGGTTCGAGACCGACCTGCTTCAGGCCGTCGTCGCCGCCAGGGCCATTCACGGCGCCGCGATGGGGCCATGGTCGGCGGGCACAGGCGCACTCCTGCTGCTCGCCGCCGCGTTCGACCGCGCGCCCGGCGGAAGCAGCGTCACGGTGGCGGGCGGGCCCGGCGCGCTGACGCGCGCGATGGCGGACGCCGCGCGTGAGGCCGGCGCCGAAATCCGCACCGGCGCCGGGGTCCGCGAGATCGTCGTGAAGGACGGCGCGGCGGCCGCCGTCGTGCTCGACGACGGCACCACGATCGCGGCGAAGACGATCGTGTCGGGCGCCGATCCCCGGCGAACGTTCCTGACGTTGATCGATCCCGTGGAGCTCGAGCCCGTCTTCATGACGCGCATCAGGAACTATCGCGTGCCCGGAACCGTGGCGAAGGTCAACGTCGCCTTGCGCGCGCTGCCCGCGTTCACCGGGCTGGCTGGCGATCCCGCCGTCACCCTGCAGGGACGGGTGCACATCGGGCCGGGCATCGACTACCTCGAGAAGGCGTTCGATGCGTCGAAGTACGGCGAGTCGTCCACCGCGCCGTTCCTCGACGTCACGTTCCCGTCGATTCACGATCCCAGCATGGCCCCGGCGGGGCGGCACGTCATGTCGGTGCACGTGCAATACGCGCCGTACAGACTGCGTTCGGGATCGTGGGCGGCGCTCGAGGACGCGCTCGCCGCCACCGTGCTGAGCACCCTCGAGCGGTACGCCCCCGGCGTGACGTCGCTGGCCGAGCACCGCCAGGTGATCACACCGCTCGCGCTCGAGCAGGAATTTGGCCTCACGGGCGGGCACATTCATCACGGCGAGCTGGCGCTCGATCAACTCTTCACGATGCGGCCGACGCTCGGCTGGGCCAGTTACCGCACGCCGATCGACGGCCTGTTCCTCTGCGGATCGGGGACGCATCCGGGCGGCGGCCTCACCGGCGCGCCCGGACGCAACGCCGCCCGCGAGGTCCTGAAGTCCGCCCCGCGAACCGCGCGCGCATAG
- a CDS encoding NAD(P)/FAD-dependent oxidoreductase: MSTTYDVIVIGGGHNGLVNAAYLARAGRKVLVLERRHVLGGAAVTEEIHPGFRYSVCSYVVSLLRPEIIRDLDLPRHGLEILPLDGTFTPMPGGNYLWRVNDHARTRREVARHSKLDAEAYEEYGKAMVEMGRFVKPILNMTPPDPTSLDPRGLMDLLSLGRRFQSLSDQDKYNQVQLMTMSAVDFLDQWFETDVLKATMSASGIIGTFLGVRSPGTAYVLLHHYMGEIDGAFRSWGLSRGGTGAISNAIASAAREAGAEIRAETPVSKILVKDGAAVGVVLENGDYFTANVVSSSLDPRQTFSRMVGEEHLPAEFVEDVRRYKFRGSSGKVNLSLDALPDFTSMPGPGPHLRGAVSISPSVDYMERAYDEAKYGRYSRRPYIDMVIPSLTDPSVAPPGKHVMSCFVQYAPYHLKEEGGWDAHREAFGDTVIDTIAEYAPNIKDIILHRQVLTPLDIERDFGLSEGNIFQGELTLEQLFFLRPAPGWAQYKTPIRNLYMCGSATHPGGGIMGAPGRNAALRILKETGRK; this comes from the coding sequence ATGAGCACCACCTACGACGTCATCGTGATCGGCGGCGGACACAACGGACTGGTCAACGCGGCCTATCTCGCGCGCGCCGGGCGCAAGGTCCTCGTGCTCGAGCGGCGGCACGTGCTCGGCGGCGCCGCCGTCACCGAAGAGATCCACCCGGGCTTCAGGTACTCGGTCTGCTCCTACGTCGTCTCGCTGCTGCGCCCCGAGATCATTCGCGATCTGGACCTGCCGCGACACGGGCTGGAGATCCTGCCGCTCGACGGCACCTTCACGCCGATGCCGGGGGGCAACTACCTGTGGCGCGTGAACGACCACGCCAGGACCCGCCGCGAGGTCGCGCGCCACTCGAAACTCGACGCCGAGGCATACGAGGAATACGGCAAGGCGATGGTCGAGATGGGACGGTTCGTCAAGCCGATCCTCAACATGACCCCGCCGGATCCGACGTCGCTCGACCCGCGCGGGCTGATGGATCTCCTGTCGCTCGGCAGGCGCTTCCAGTCGCTCTCCGATCAGGACAAGTACAACCAGGTCCAGCTCATGACGATGAGCGCGGTCGACTTTCTCGATCAGTGGTTCGAGACCGACGTGCTCAAGGCGACGATGTCGGCGTCGGGGATCATCGGCACGTTCCTCGGCGTGCGCTCGCCGGGTACCGCGTACGTGCTGCTCCACCACTACATGGGAGAGATCGACGGCGCCTTCCGCTCCTGGGGCTTGTCGCGCGGCGGCACCGGCGCGATCTCGAATGCGATCGCCTCCGCCGCCCGCGAGGCAGGGGCCGAGATTCGCGCCGAAACGCCGGTCTCGAAGATTCTCGTCAAGGACGGCGCGGCGGTCGGCGTCGTGCTGGAAAACGGCGACTACTTCACCGCCAACGTGGTCTCGTCGAGTCTCGATCCGCGGCAGACGTTCTCCAGGATGGTGGGGGAGGAGCACCTGCCGGCGGAGTTCGTCGAGGACGTGCGCCGCTACAAGTTCCGCGGTTCATCGGGAAAAGTGAACCTCTCGCTCGACGCGCTGCCCGACTTTACGAGCATGCCCGGGCCGGGCCCGCACCTGCGCGGCGCCGTCTCGATCTCGCCGAGCGTCGACTACATGGAGCGCGCCTACGACGAGGCGAAGTACGGGCGGTACTCGCGGCGGCCGTACATCGACATGGTGATCCCGAGTCTCACCGACCCGTCCGTCGCGCCGCCGGGCAAACACGTGATGTCGTGCTTCGTGCAGTACGCGCCGTACCACCTGAAGGAAGAGGGCGGCTGGGACGCGCATCGCGAGGCCTTCGGCGACACGGTGATCGACACGATCGCCGAGTACGCGCCCAACATCAAGGACATCATCCTGCACCGCCAGGTCCTGACGCCGCTCGACATCGAGCGCGACTTCGGCTTGTCCGAAGGCAACATCTTCCAGGGAGAGCTGACGCTCGAGCAGCTCTTCTTCCTGCGTCCCGCCCCCGGCTGGGCGCAGTACAAGACGCCGATCCGCAACCTCTATATGTGCGGGTCCGCAACCCACCCCGGCGGCGGCATCATGGGAGCGCCGGGGCGCAACGCGGCGCTCCGCATCCTGAAAGAGACGGGACGGAAGTGA